In a single window of the Diospyros lotus cultivar Yz01 chromosome 10, ASM1463336v1, whole genome shotgun sequence genome:
- the LOC127811976 gene encoding cellulose synthase-like protein G2 isoform X1 has protein sequence MRRETCSFEGKFQAAACSCREKKEAWSPRVPFAMENTSPLHLCRVQKSSLINRSHMLLHSLALMTLFYYRSSFFLQHTKTGQTPFTPWLLVFAAELMLSCIWFLSQAFLWRPVSRSVFPDKLPKGKELPAIDVFICTADPNKEPTVDVMNTVISAMALDYPPDKLYVYLSNDGGSSMTLRAMQEAWRFAKWWLPFCRRHGIKTLCPEAYFSEVEEKQENSHNDFLAEEEKVKEKYDNFKERLTRIRENTRLMINRDHPPIVEVINETSINEEGAERAEMPLLVYVSREKRPSHPHNFKAGALNALLRVSAIMSNSAYILVLDCDMYCNDPTSARQAMCFHLDPEISPSLAFVQFPQKYHNIGKADIYDSQLRLYFKVQWQGMDGIQGPILSGTGFYIKREALLNPKKEDVDIMELKHSFGPSNEFTKSLGRYYKPNLGEVVSAIMLEEIQFLASCAYENETKWGREVGFLYFTIAEDYFTGFVNLHGNGWKSVYCDPVRPSFLGSATTNLNDVLVQNARWSSSLVEVVISRFCPLFYTPEKISALETMCYAEHAIHPLFFLPMWCLATIPQLCLLNGIRLYPEVSDWFFCVFSFIFLSSHLKHIQEVLSTGDPIWAWRNEQMMWMIKNVTCHTYGSFDAIMKKIGFKEASFPPTNKVVDEEQLKLYKMGKIDFQTSIVFLAPMVSLVLLNLASFVGGLTRAVVAGNFSEMFVQIVLSFFIVVMNYPIVEGMILRKDKGRIPSSVTSLSALISMIFLSLGSFFFMYL, from the exons ATGAGAAGGGAAACGTGCTCCTTCGAAGGTAAGTTTCAGGCGGCCGCTTGCAGTTGCAGAGAGAAGAAGGAAGCGTGGAGCCCTAGGGTTCCCTTTGCAATGGAAAACACTTCTCCTCTACATCTCTGTCGTGTCCAGAAATCATCTCTCATCAACAGATCACATATGCTCCTCCATTCGTTAGCTTTGATGACCTTGTTTTATTATAGATCTTCATTTTTCTTACAACACACCAAAACTGGTCAGACACCCTTTACGCCATGGCTTTTGGTCTTTGCTGCCGAACTGATGCTGTCTTGTATTTGGTTCCTTTCCCAAGCTTTTCTATGGCGCCCAGTTTCACGATCTGTATTTCCTGATAAGCTACCGAAAGGTAAAGAACTTCCAGCAATTGACGTGTTCATATGCACTGCGGATCCAAATAAAGAACCTACTGTGGATGTGATGAACACTGTTATATCCGCCATGGCACTGGACTACCCCCCAGATAAGCTTTATGTGTATCTTTCAAACGATGGTGGTTCTTCTATGACTTTGCGTGCTATGCAGGAAgcttggagatttgcaaagtggTGGTTACCCTTTTGTAGGAGACATGGAATCAAAACGTTATGCCCAGAGGCTTATTTTTCGGAAGTAGAGGAAAAGCAAGAGAATTCTCACAATGATTTTCTGGCCGAGGAGGAGAAAGTTAAG GAAAAATATGATAACTTCAAGGAGCGGTTGACAAGAATCAGAGAAAACACAAGGCTGATGATCAATCGAGATCACCCTCCTATTGTTGAG GTGATAAATGAAACATCCATCAACGAAGAAGGTGCAGAAAGGGCTGAGATGCCTCTCCTTGTTTATGTCTCCCGTGAGAAAAGGCCTTCACATCCACATAATTTCAAGGCTGGAGCTCTTAATGCCCTT CTTCGAGTCTCTGCTATCATGAGTAATTCTGCTTATATACTAGTGTTGGACTGCGACATGTACTGCAATGACCCAACATCAGCCCGCCAAGCAATGTGTTTCCACCTTGATCCTGAGATATCTCCTTCGCTAGCTTTTGTTCAATTTCCACAGAAATATCATAACATTGGCAAGGCTGATATCTACGACAGCCAACTGCGATTGTATTTCAAG GTACAATGGCAAGGTATGGATGGGATTCAGGGACCCATTTTATCTGGTACAGGCTTTTACATAAAGAGAGAGGCACTGTTGAATCCCAAGAAAGAGG ATGTTGACATCATGGAACTTAAACATTCTTTTGGGCCATCCAATGAATTTACCAAATCCTTAGGCCGATATTACAAGCCCAATCTGGGGGAGGTTGTGAGTGCAATAATGCTTGAGGAAATCCAATTTTTAGCATCTTGTGCCTATGAAAATGAAACGAAATGGGGAAGAGAG GttggtttcttgtattttacaATAGCAGAAGACTATTTTACAGGGTTTGTCAACTTACACGGAAATGGTTGGAAATCTGTTTACTGTGATCCCGTAAGGCCTTCCTTTTTAGGTTCTGCCACTACAAATCTAAATGATGTGTTGGTTCAAAATGCAAGATGGAGTTCTAGTTTGGTTGAAGTTGTAATCTCAAGGTTCTGTCCTCTTTTCTATACCCCAGAGAAAATATCTGCTCTCGAGACAATGTGCTACGCAGAGCATGCAATTCACCCTTTGTTTTTCTTGCCAATGTGGTGCTTAGCGACCATCCCCCAGCTGTGTCTACTTAATGGCATTCGTTTGTATCCAGAG GTTTCAGATTGGTTTTTCTGTGTGTTTTCTTTCATCTTTCTCTCCTCACACTTAAAGCACATACAAGAGGTCCTATCAACTGGAGATCCAATTTGGGCATGGAGAAATGAACAGATGATGTGGATGATAAAAAATGTTACATGTCATACATATGGAAGCTTTGACGCCATCATGAAGAAAATCGGTTTCAAGGAAGCCAGTTTTCCACCCACGAATAAAGTGGTTGATGAGGAGCAACTTAAGCTATACAAAATGGGTAAAATTGATTTCCAAACTTCAATCGTATTCCTTGCTCCTATGGTTAGCTTAGTCCTTTTAAACCTAGCATCTTTTGTTGGAGGCCTCACTAGGGCGGTTGTGGCCGGAAATTTCAGTGAAATGTTCGTACAGATTGtgttgtcattttttattgtgGTCATGAACTACCCGATTGTTGAAGGGATGATACTGAGGAAGGACAAAGGTCGCATTCCCTCTTCTGTTACTAGCTTGTCAGCTCTGATTTCCATGATTTTCTTGTCTCTGGgatctttctttttcatgtATTTGTGA
- the LOC127811279 gene encoding serine/threonine-protein kinase BLUS1, with translation MAHEEEDQQTGRLCHYPLDYSCYRIVDEIGRGVSAVVYKAICIPMNSAVVAIKAIDLDRSRTDLDSVRREAKIMSLLSHPNVLRAHCSFMVDSRLWVVMPFMSGGSLQSIMASSYPEGLSETCIAFVLRETLNAISYLHDQGHLHRDIKAGNILIDSKGAVKLADFGVSASIYEPGSAAPASRMLTDLAGTPYWMAPEVIHSHVGYSLKADIWSFGITALELAHGRPPLSHLPPSKSLIMKITKRFRFSDYEKARSDKNKKFSKSFKDMLISCLDQDPSKRPSAGKLLKHSFFKNCKGSDFLVKNVLSGLPTVEQRFREAKLQRLASMNRSTDEEDDEDGFPFGENVKQRRISGWNFNEDGFELDPVFPTTKEENEDENEIVKQVRFGGESIIQDKGGEGSSETSNLSSPGQVVAGESGGGEAESGGRGCLDREVMVGSLLFLKNSLDDQRQKVGNMLALINGGDESVEEGREEQLMKVIEKLQMELECVKKRNVELEMELEFQRSHH, from the exons ATGGCCCACGAAGAAGAAGATCAGCAAACCGGAAGATTATGTCACTACCCCCTCGACTACAGCTGCTACAGGATCGTCGACGAGATCGGCCGCGGCGTCAGCGCCGTCGTCTACAAGGCCATTTGCATTCCGATGAACTCCGCCGTGGTGGCCATTAAAGCAATTGATCTCGACCGATCAAGAACCGACCTTGATAGCGTTCGGCGGGAAGCCAAGATCATGTCGCTTCTGTCTCACCCGAATGTTCTGAGAGCTCACTGCTCATTCATGGTGGATAGCCGGCTTTGGGTGGTGATGCCGTTCATGTCCGGCGGTTCTCTCCAGTCGATCATGGCTTCTTCTTATCCAGAGGGCTTGTCGGAGACATGCATCGCCTTTGTTCTCCGAGAAACATTAAACGCCATTTCTTATCTTCACGATCAAG GTCATCTTCATAGAGACATCAAGGCCGGGAACATTCTGATAGACTCGAAAGGCGCTGTGAAGCTGGCAGATTTTGGCGTCTCAGCGTCGATCTACGAGCCCGGTTCGGCGGCGCCGGCGTCCCGGATGCTCACGGACCTTGCCGGAACGCCGTACTGGATGGCGCCGGAGGTGATACACTCGCACGTCGGGTACAGTCTCAAGGCTGATATATGGTCCTTCGGAATCACTGCTCTTGAATTAGCCCATGGAAGGCCTCCTCTATCTCACCTTCCTCCTTCCAAGTCCCTGATCATGAAGATCACCAAGCGGTTCCGATTCTCCGACTATGAGAAAGCCCGAAGCGACAAGAACAAGAAGTTCTCTAAGTCGTTCAAGGACATGTTGATTAGTTGCCTCGATCAAGATCCTTCCAAGAGGCCGTCGGCGGGGAAGCTTCTCAAGCATTCATTCTTCAAGAACTGTAAAGGGTCTGATTTTCTTGTCAAGAATGTGCTGAGCGGCCTGCCGACGGTCGAGCAGAGGTTCAGAGAAGCGAAGTTGCAGAGACTGGCGTCAATGAACAGAAGTACGGATGAAGAGGATGACGAAGACGGGTTTCCTTTTGGCGAGAATGTGAAGCAGAGGAGGATCAGCGGCTGGAACTTCAATGAAGATGGGTTTGAGTTAGACCCCGTGTTTCCAACCACCAAGGAAGAGAATGAGGATGAGAATGAGATTGTGAAGCAGGTCCGGTTCGGTGGGGAGTCCATAATTCAGGACAAGGGAGGTGAGGGGTCATCGGAGACGTCAAATTTGAGTTCTCCGGGACAAGTGGTGGCCGGAGAAAGTGGTGGTGGAGAGGCTGAGAGTGGCGGCAGAGGGTGTCTTGACAGGGAGGTGATGGTGGGGAGTTTGTTGTTTCTGAAGAACAGTTTGGATGATCAGAGGCAAAAAGTGGGGAATATGCTGGCTCTGATAAATGGAGGAGATGAGAGTGTGGAAGAGGGCAGAGAAGAGCAGCTGATGAAAGTGATTGAGAAGTTGCAGATGGAGTTGGAATGTGTCAAGAAGAGGAATGTGGAATTAGAGATGGAGTTGGAGTTTCAACGGTCCCACCATTAA
- the LOC127811280 gene encoding transcriptional regulator SUPERMAN, producing the protein MERKSLCNNLKHHSIGGRSTMEESSNSNNGSRVKVSWEYCENNVGDLLSGFSWPPRSYTCSFCKREFRSAQALGGHMNVHRRDRARLRVQSPPRDNINGQYPLLNLNLNPNPNPSNPSPSPSPTPSQSPSPSPSTRFLPFTSNPSLSSPSSPSSVSPGKIMKWGVSNRTKAMELTKIAPSKTFFGVGEIQGFAKESECKVIKKTEIVKLDLEISLLGESKEDLDLELRLGCS; encoded by the coding sequence ATGGAGAGGAAAAGTTTGTGCAATAACTTAAAACACCACAGCATTGGTGGAAGATCAACCATGGAAGAAAGCAGCAACAGCAACAATGGCAGCAGGGTTAAAGTTTCATGGGAATACTGTGAAAACAATGTAGGAGATCTACTGAGTGGCTTCTCATGGCCTCCAAGATCTTACACTTGTAGCTTCTGCAAAAGGGAATTCAGATCTGCCCAAGCCCTTGGTGGCCACATGAATGTTCATAGGAGAGATAGAGCCAGGCTGAGAGTGCAGTCTCCCCCAAGGGACAATATTAATGGTCAGTACCCTCTTCTCAACCTTAATcttaaccctaaccctaaccctagcaacccatctccatctccatctccaacTCCATCACAAtccccatctccttctccttcaacCAGGTTCCTTCCATTCACTTCCAACCCCTCTCTTTCCTCtccatcttctccttcttctgtTTCTCCTGGTAAAATTATGAAATGGGGCGTGAGCAACAGGACTAAGGCAATGGAATTGACAAAGATCGCGCCGTCCAAAACCTTCTTTGGGGTCGGGGAAATTCAGGGTTTCGCCAAGGAGAGTGAATGCAAGGTCATCAAAAAGACAGAGATTGTTAAGCTCGACTTGGAGATCAGCCTGCTCGGCGAGTCCAAGgaggatttggatttggaactTCGTCTAGGCTGCTCCTAA